Genomic segment of Pacificitalea manganoxidans:
GATCAGCGCGCGGATTTGGCGGCTGGTTTATCGCCGGTGGCGGCAGGCAAGGACACGTCCGGCTGGCTGGTGTCGAGGATCTGGGGCAGCACGGTTTTCCATGTCTCCAGCATCGCGCGGTAATAGGCGGGGTCGTCCTTCAGCACCGTTTGCACGCCCATGCCCCGCACCAGACATACGGTCATGTTCATCGCGGCGCGGGCATTGTGGGGCAGGCCGTCCGCCTGTTTTTCGAATTCCGACCAGATGCTGTCCAGCGCGGCGTGAAAATCGCGCACGACAGGGATCATGCCCGCGCGCAATTCAGGGTCGGTCCGGGCCTCGGTGATGAATTCCAGCGAGATGTAGAAAAACCGTCCCGAAAACATGTCCCACAGAAATTCGACATATTCGCCAAGGCTCAGTTCCTGCCGCGCCACGCGGTCGGTCACCTGCCGAATTTCGCGGGTGCCTTCGTTCAGCAGTTCCTCCATCGCGGCGAGGATGA
This window contains:
- a CDS encoding TetR/AcrR family transcriptional regulator, which gives rise to MTDMRSPSGPPRGKPIQARSVAMRRKLIRAALDVIYDEGYNSASTPEFSRRAGVSRGALLHHFPTRADIILAAMEELLNEGTREIRQVTDRVARQELSLGEYVEFLWDMFSGRFFYISLEFITEARTDPELRAGMIPVVRDFHAALDSIWSEFEKQADGLPHNARAAMNMTVCLVRGMGVQTVLKDDPAYYRAMLETWKTVLPQILDTSQPDVSLPAATGDKPAAKSAR